In Cryptococcus neoformans var. neoformans B-3501A chromosome 3, whole genome shotgun sequence, the DNA window AAACAGGATAGAGAGCAATAAACCTTCGATTTTACTGCCTGAAGAAATTCCGGCGGGTCAAACAAAGGACATAGCTATCATCCTCAGCGGTTTCAAGCAAGGTCAGATCAACTTGTTAGGCCTGATCACTTTTGAAAGCGCAGGCGATGGGGAGATAGTTGCGGGCATAGTGAAAACCTGTATCAACGTGCAACCCCTGATGACATTCAAGACCACGATCACGCCCATTGAAGCCAGTGCCAAAGAGCTTGCCTTAGTTTTGGAGGTGATGAATGTCTCGTCGACGGAAGTGCGCGTGGATGGCGTACATGGCGTTAGTGTGCTGTGGAATGTGAAAGCCCATGAAGTTGTGGGGTACGTCCGTTTATCATTTTGAAATCTATACGCTGACGCACAACAGAACTTTACTGCCGAATCAGACGCTTCGCTCGGTTGTCCAAATCAAGCAAGGAGCCACAATTGCTGATCTATCCCAAACAGCTGTTGTCGAGGCTTTGGCAAAACTCATCGAAGGTCAAGCACCAGATGAAATCGCAGCGGACATTCAACCGACTGTATCTCTTTGTTCTGAACTGCCGATTGATACTCTACCTCATTACTTCGCATCCCGCAATATACATCGTATCTCCTATTTGCGAGAGCAATTTCCCACAATCTCTGCCGATTTTCTTCCCGACCTCTTTCCGTTATTAGATCCCCTTGATCTCGATATTGTACTATCGTACACCATCTGTTCTCCCAATTCCCTGCGCAAAGGCCGTCTCATATCCCACTCTCTACGGCCTGCCCCGTCATTCTCCATGGTTGAGTCTCTTCGGCGCGATGTGGAAGCTGCTATTGCGGGTGGATCGAAGCAGACGCGAACGATGTATGAGGAGACAGGTCGATTGAGAAGGGTGCTGATGGCTAGCGTCTTGGATGGGTGTTtaggaagagaggaagacccTGTTGAAGTTACTGTCAAGGTTGGAGAGGATAATGGGCCGATTGAGCATGATTTCAAAATGGGGTAAGTGTTCCAGTCTGGAAAACGCATTTTTAGCTGACACGTCATGTAAGTGCTTGCAAGGTCCCAGTGGCATTTACCATCCACAACCGGtctcccatccttcccataCGTTTCATTCTCTACTTACCATCCCCGTCACCTTCTATCCCATCTATAGCTTCTGAACCGTCAGCTCTCATTCCGGCTCGATTTATCGGCAATCTTATCTTTCGCGGCACCTTGAAATCTGGCGAGACTCATGTCCTGAATTCGGCCGTCTGGGTCTATATAGCGGGtttgatgagcttgaaTGGCTGGAATTTGATAGTTGAGACTGGAGAGATAGAGGTGGATACAGCAGGATGGATACCGAGGAAAATTTGGAGTAAAAAGGGATCAGAGAAAGTTGTTGAGATAAGGGGATTATGAGCTATTTTAATGATTAACGAGAATGTATCTATGTGATGCAGACGCCGTTCCTCCGTCCTCAGACTCAGGCTAGTCGCAAATTCTACTATTACCTCCTTTTGCGTAGGACAAACTGCCCTAAATGCTCACAGAACGCGTCGTGTGAGAAAACGGCAGACGAATGCTTAACAGATGTGCGCAAGGAGGCACTTGGATGGCCCCATAGCACTATTTGCGATAGCATTGACAGTGATGGAATTTTGGTACAACAGTGATCTCGTTGGTGATATTGGTGGTCAGTCAGGAGTGCTGTTTTAGTCTATGATTTTGCTGCAAGGTTaggtgaaaaagaggaaaagcgAGGTAGCTATAGTTCATTTTTCGTTGATTAGCAAACCCCCCCTCGTGCGAATGTACTTCTTGTGAGAGCGCCAGCCACCTGCTGGCCAAAACAAGTTCGGCAGCTGAAGTCTACTGTACCAGTAGTACACAGTATACTGTAGTTTAGTTGATTATTAATTATTGTGTACTATAGTCTGCCGTGCGCCAATTTCATGTCGCCGAAACGCCGCAAAAGCGATTTACTAATAGACTTGTTGTTGATAggtcttctttttctttcacaAGGAACGAAGGACAAGCATACATTTGGTCAGCCAATCAGAGGCAGCAATCATGAGCAGCTTGAACAAAAGTGGTGACATCACCCCCAATAAAAGTAGTCAATCACGTGATTTTGTCTATTTCGGTTGTTTTTTataatgaagaaaaggaaatgaTTATTCGGCGTTATGAAATCGCCGTGTAATTCCCCGTGGTTGTTTGTTTGCCACCACTCCACTCAGGCCGCCCTTCTGGGCTGAGCTATATAATGGAATTCCTTATCTTTTATTCtaatccttcttccaacgaACAAGTTTACAAAtactctctcttctctttcttctcatttACCCCCCAATACACAACACTTAATCATGTCTGGTCGAGGAAAGGGTGGCAAGGGTCTCGGCAAGGGTGGTGCCAAGCGACACAGGAAGGTCCTTCGTGACAACATCCAGTAAGTAGTTGTAGTTTTCCCATCATCTCGGAGTCGGCGCTTACGCAATTTGCAGGGGTATCACCAAGCCCGCTATCCGACGTCTTGCTCGACGAGGTGGTGTCAAGCGTATCTCGTACGTTTGATTATCTTGCATTGGTATGCTGAATACTAATTCCTTTGTTAGTGGTCTCATCTACGAGGAGACTCGAGGCGTCCTTAAGATCTTCCTTGAGAACGTCATCCGTGACTCTGTTACCTACACTGAGCACGCTAAGAGGAAGACTGGTGGGTCGTTTTGAAATATTTATCGTGTGAGCATTTTACTGACGTACTCTTAGTCACCTCCCTCGACGTTGTCTACGCCCTTAAGAGGCAGGGCCGTACCCTTTACGGTTTCGGTGCTTAAGCCATTTAAGTGTTGGTCCAGGAGGTAGCAGGGCTTTGTCAATGTTCTTCGTTTTCGCTACTTTATTTATATATGCCATCGTGAGATGATGCACGTTATGTTAGTCTGCATTTGTGGAATTTTTCGGTACATTAACACGGCTCTGCCCAACTGAGCAGCATTCCGCAGGAAGAGGCTTCCCGCGTCGATGCTTATTAGGTCACAAGGATCAGGATCAGTTGCCTCAGCCGCTCAAACTTGCAGTAATGTCCGTTTACCTTTCAGTTCTGTTGTGTTTGAACATACAACAAAGTAACTTCGTTAAATGGCCATGTCCATCGTTCCCAGTCATTCATGAATTTTCTTGTGGAATAATAATGCCCTGAAGTTTAATCGTACAAGTGGTGACGCGATGATCATGATTCTATCTATGCTAAAGTAcctacttcttctccttttttaCCACCGCCACCCCCTAAAAGTCATTAGCAACGTCGAAATAACATCAAGCGATGACTACCCACTTTTGCTATTAGGTGTCACTGCCGCTGCCCTGATTTTAACAAATGATTTCGAATACCCTATCATCTAAGTCCACAGCAATTTGCACGTCTAGGGGAGCCGCCCACATAAAGCTGATTCCGTGTTCCATGAATGGTTAAGAAATTGTTACCTATTCGGCTACTATGGATCGATATTTATATCATGTATCATACTTGGCTCTCCGTGCGAGACGTTTTTCTGTACGACGTGGTTCGTTAGCAGGTAGAGTATAGGAAGTGGTAAAAAGGACCACACCTTCTGCAATTCTTTTCTTATGCATGTTAATTACAGCTTCCTTGGTTTTCTCTGACTGGGCCATCTCGGTAGCAGTGGCGAATAAGAATTGTCCCCACCCTTGCTTGAAAGTGTTGGCTTCTGAGATCACATCCACGATTTCCgcttccagctctttcTCTGCAGCCGCAAACCTAGCCATGGTGTCGTCACCAACAAGACCTCGTGTATGAAGGCTAGCAAGGGCAGTCTTGTCGTCTTTGAGCCGCCAGATACGTTGAACGTCGGTGATGGCGCGAGACAGGAGAGCAGCCTTGAGGAGATTTTCGGGTGCGGGCGGTTCGTCAGCCAACAGAGACATATAGACTTCTCGGGTAGGATGGCTAGGAAACCATGGTTCTATTGATGTCTTGGAGACTAAACAACGTGAAATAGTCAGAGATAGTCAGTCACCATTAtcagaagaaagaaagcaAGCGTACCAGCTCGTCGCCGTCTGTAGACACGAGAAAAGATGGCCATTGCTGTGACAAGCACAGTGATATAGGCCACTGGAACAAAGAGTGAGGTTGTCATGGTGAAGATGGATCCTCGCTGGTGGGTCGCGAATGCTACTCTATTTGTGCAATGTGTATTCGGCGTTGTTAATCGATAGTTGCTCGTGCAACGGCCAGGGAATGAGAGCTCCTTGCGACAGCGAAGCAAGACGTGAATGGCGTTTACGTAAATGGAAAAGTGATGACGCAGGTGTGTGTTACTATCACTTTTTTTGGCTTGTTGTGCGTGTATGTCCTTTTTGTGTCGAGCTTAGCTTGCTTGGAATTAGAAATTAGCTTCCGTAGATAATTAACAATCAACAGAGTCTTTTGGTGCTGCCTGATAATCACCCTGCCATGTCATGCGCGTGCGAAGAATATGAACGAATGAGATAGTGAAGTAAGTATGCATAAATCATTCCTATATCAAAGGGGTATGGCCACCCATAACTGCACCTACCACTATCATAAAGCTCCAACGATTTAATTGCACCACAATCTCAATTCCATGTCCAACATTGAACTTGAGTCCGACTCATACGACGTCGTAGTCATCGGCACTGGCATCGCTGAGAGTATCGCCGCAGCCGCCCTCGCGAAAGCTGGCAAGACCGTTCTGCACCTCGATCCAAACGAATATTACGGAGGAGAACAAGCTAGTTTGACACTAGACGAGCTCGTTGAGTGGTCCACCACACGCGTAGAGTCTTCTTCAGCGGCAGTGTCATACACACATGCGTCGACATCCGTCGTTACGCCTACTCTGCAAAATGATCGACGACGATATGCCTTGTCGCTTTTTCCCGCCATCCTGCCCTCTCGAGGACCTCTAATCGACGTGCTCATTTCGTCAGATGTCAGTAAATATGTTTCCTTCAAACTTCTGGACTCGGTAAATATatgggatgaagattgTGCTGGGGCAAGGAAGGTTCCCggaagcaaggaagaaattTTCAAAGACAAGAGCGTGTCCTTGATGGACAAGAGAAAATTGATGAAGTTTTTCATGTTTGCTGCAGGAGAATTTGAGCATAATGATATTATTCGAGGTGAGACCACTGGGCTTCAAGTTCAATATCGAAGTTAACGCTTCCGTTTAGGCAAAGAGACGCAGCCCCTCCTGGGTTTCCTGCAGGAttcctttgcccttccAACAGGTCTTGCGCTTTCGATAGCGTACGCCATCGCCCATTGCACATCACCAGAAGACCAAACGCTACCTGCATTAATGAAGACAAGGAGGTATCTCAAGTCATTAGGGCGATATGGGTCCTCCGCTTTTCTTGTGGGACAATACGGAGGAGCAGGGGAAATAGCCCAGGGATTTTGCCGGTGAGTCATAATCTTTGCTCCTTCCACATGCCAAGGCACTCATCCGAATTAAGTGGTTGTGCTGTTTATGGGGGTACTTATGTTCTAGGTCAATTCGGCAAGCCGACATTGATCGATGcgaacgacgacgacgtGACTCTCAGTCTCCCATGCCATCCTCGACCTGTCACAGCCAAGCATCTgatatcttcttcaaaccatcttccaccatcacTTCTTATTCCTAAATCAGAGCCGTCAAAAAGGACTATAACGGCCCATAGCATTGCGATCATTTCTTCGTTACCGAAAGTTTTGCAGCGCCAATTACCATctgcagatgatgaaaatggaagaagtcAATTACCCGAAGAAAATGATGACACAGGGCTAATCGTCTTCCCACCTGAGAATGGTAATCCGACTGTCAGGTGTTTGATAAACGGTGAAGGAACAGGAAGTTGCCCGTCTGGACAATGTAAGTGTGCGGGCTGACACGCGAAGGTTAACTCCTGACAATGTTCCTAGACATTCTTTATTTCAGCTGTCCGGCATCGACcgcatcatcaccatctaATCTTCTCAAACCATACTTGCAGCGAATCACTTCCGAACCACTCTTTGAATCTTATTACGTATCCACCCGAGCGACGTCATCTTATTCCGCATCGTCTCCGAAGGTCATCATTGTAACGCCTTTTTATAGAGATGACTTGATCACGGAAGGATTAGACTGGGAGGCAAAGGAGGCTGAGAAAGCATATTACTCAGTGGTGGGTCAAGATGGAGTACCTTTCTTTGATGTGACAGAGAGCGAAGCAGATGAAATGGGTATCTTTGAGGATCATTGAGTACCATGATCGTATATGCATGTAATTGAATCACTCATGGCCCATGTAAGAAACAAAATACGCAATGAAGGAGACATACGCCTGGGAAACAGAAGGATGTAGCCATTAGAGGAAAAAATAGTCATCCTCCCAAGCCCAGACCACCTCAAAGATACGCTTGAACAACGTCTTCATTGATGGCTCCACTATCCACCAAACGGCCCAGCAACAATTTCATCCCTTTAACTTGCATTTTTAACTCCtctatcctcttctcaagaTCCTCCACCCTTTCAATCTTAGCCCTCCTTTGGTCTCTCGATCGCTTCGCTGCGTTTTTTGCTTTGATCCTGTTTCTCGCAATCTTCTCTCCGAAACTCTTTGCATGAGAATAATGGCAGGGTTGTACGTGTTTGAGAAGCTCCTCAAAAGTAGGAAAGGATTGGATTTTAGTAACACTCATTCCTAAGGCCAATTCGGCTGAACCGTCGTTCAGGAATTTCTCGGGAACAACAGATTTAGGACGGGTAGTAGAAACTTTACTGTTATGGGTAGCATCAGAACCCTCTTTAGGATGCAATTCGCTGTTGAAGACAACATTGCCGCTATCGGTTACAGGTGAAACGAGCTGCTGGGATAACAAGGGAGGTTGCACACCGTGGGTAAAGTCGCCAAATGAGGAAGTGACATCCCTCCTCTTGATTTCACGACCGTTGGTCAATTCACTTTCAAACACTTTGCGTTTCAAAGTCACATCGTCGGGATTGACGGACAGAAAAGACTCGTTGTCGGCGGGTGACACGAAGAACTGTGAAAACACATTGAATTGGACTTGAGGAGTTGACAACGGTTTTCCCAACTTCCGAAACAAACTGGCATGATCAAATTGACTGTTTGCCTCATACTGTTGTCTTGCTTGGCTATCAAACTCTAATTTGATTGCAGGCGAGGTGAAATCTAATGATCCAGGAATGATGTATTGCTCGGTGATGCTATCGAGTTGACGAAATTGGTTTTGGTTTAGCGGCTCCGAGTCAAGGGCCTTGTGAACATCCAAGAGCTCCGGGACGAATATGTTAGTCGGACTTGAGGCATTTGAGTTAGGAGATGAGAGGAGAAGTGATGTATCGATACCTGCCAGCTGAGACACCGCAGTATTTGTTCCATTTTTGTGTGTGGTCTTTGTTGCATTGAAAGCTTCTCGCCATGGTTCTCCGTCATATATCGGTAAACGCGTAACGTCGTCGTAAATTGTTGCACCAGGTGCAACTACATGGGTTTGTTCTTGGTCAGGGCTTTGTTGTTGTAGCATATGCGAGTCAAAGCATTGTGAAAAATCAGACTCCGCCGTGAGACGAGAAATGGCGTACGCCATGGCTGATATGAAGTGGAGCAATAGTTTTTGTTGAGAGTAATAGCGCAGTTATGGGTTGTAATTGTTGTGGCTGActggagagatggtggggatTTGAGTATCGGGATAATGTACCGCAAAAGAGACAGGGCTTAATGCTGTAAGCTGATTGTTGGCGATCTTGAGATATAGTGGCTAAGGGGCACGACAAGAAGCTGAGAAAGCGGTGAAACCCCGAGAGAATggccttccttttttcttacTGTGACTTTTAAGCCCTTGCAATTCGGTACGTAGCAGGATGCTCCTACAGTcgtttccatcctttcaaTGCGATGGTCTGTCGATGCCTTGTGTCCTCCCTCTTGCCGCAAACCGTGAAATAATAGTAAAATAGATACTTATTTATACATATAATCACCACAACCAATATGTATATAACAATACGAAAAATGAAGGAGCCAGGGAGATGCTGACAAGGTGATGGTGCTGCGCCACCTTTCGGCATTAAGAAAGGGATTATTAAACGCCTAAAAATGCCATTCTTCTGTTATAAACATCATCGCATCGCCCTTCATCAATTCTTAACAATAATTTATACACCAATAACGCCCGCAACGTTATTAACTACTTTCACCATGGGCCGAAGTCTTGATCCAGTCTGGGAATTTTATTATCGCATTGAGCAAGACGTACAAAGTCTTGGATTGAAAGCAAAAGCCAACTCTGCCCACAACAATGGCTGGTGCAAGAACTGCGTTAGAATGAAGCTCGTCGGCCCCGAGATGGCCACCTGGGTACCCGACGACTCTGTTCTCGCGGAGACTGGTCAAATAGAGACCGCGCGACGTTATAAAGGTAAGGGCCGCTGCTTTAGGATTGCACAAGAGAATATGGAATAACACAATGCTTTGACACGTAGCCATGTCTCTTTGCCAGCCCTACACTGGTGTTCCATCGCGTCTTCGCAGTCACCTACAGAGATGTTCCCATTCCCAGGGAATCATGATCCCAGATGCTGTTCCACTTAAGAAGCGAAAGAGCCACCCTGGTTCACCTGGAACAGAAGCAGGACCTAGCGGCAGGCACTCAACGCCCGTCAAGGCCGGAGGCCGGGGCAAATTGAGTGACGAGCAGCAGGGTGAATTCAATGTTCACCTCTGGCATATCTTCAACATGTTGGATATACCCATTGAAACGCTTACCAATCCAACTTTCGTCCAATTTTTCTCGAAATATATACCACAAGCTACTTTGCCGTCTCGCAGCTTGTTCTACACGCTTTCTGCGTCAAGGAACATCGCCCCTCCTAATCTCTCATCAGCGGCAGCGACTGTGGGACCCACAGGTTCTCCTGACTTTCAGGGACTGGCTAGATTGGCGGCCGGGTTCGCGTCAGTTCCTGGTGTAACGGGCGTATCCGAATTATCTGGTGTGCAAGGGGAGTCTGGCGTACCTCATCACGTCGAATCAGATGGAGCACACGAACCAGATCTGTCTCACGACTCTCAAATGCAGCAAGTTTCGGGGGCGTCCCATATACGGGGCGTGCCAGGGGTGTCAGAAGATGATATTTCAGACGGTGGAAAAGGCGAGCTATCTTATGAATGAAACTGGAAGCAGTTGTTCTTTTACATAAGCTTCCTTGACCGTCTGAACCCACTTCGTGGTCTGAAAGCGCTATACAAGTACCGTCCTATATATGTTCAATATCTTCATGTCTGCCTCATGTTCATGTATCTGGAAAATTATACAATGCGCTCAACTAGACAGATGAAATCAGGAGGATATTACTGCAACTGTACAGGATGTGGATTAATGAATACATATGTTCACTCAGTGAAGGAGtctgaaagaaaaaggtgcTGTAATCTGATATTCATTTAAAATCACTAAGCCTCAATCAGCTTTCACTATTGCATCGTAAATCACATTTGTACCTACCGTCTTGCTGTGCCACAAGGCGTCTAAATTAACCCATCACAATCATACGAATCAGCTCAGCAACCGCTACGGAGAAGTCAGCTACTCAATGGAGTCTTCCTTCAATTGCAATGAACTTACTGCCTCCCACAAGAAGAAACCCAATAACGATCAACACCCAAGTTGCTACACTGCGTCGTTGGGCCGATCTTGGAGGACGAGCCGTTCTCTTCCCCGCTTGGGCCCGAGCGGCAAAGTTTGCATTCTTGCGTCTGATGTCCGCGTTGGTAGGCTGCATGGCAAACGATGGGTTGAATGTGAAGATGTCAATTGTCGAGTAAGCAGGTCAACTACACGAACATGACACCATACATGACCACATACCATAATTTATACTATCGTTCAGACAGCTATTGTGATAGCAAATATTAATTTTAGTAGAAAATGTCGTTAATCGAAAGTTCTGATTTCGAAGGTTGTtttgggagggaagggCGGGGGTGTCTCTTCACTACTTGGTCCACGCAGCGTCCAGATGCACCTTCAATTTCGCTAATATTGGTGAACCAGCGTACGTGTGCAGTGATTAAGGGGAAAATAGTTGTAGTTGTCTCCGGCAGTAACACTATTTCTGTACAAGACTTTGCGTTGACCCAGGTGACGAGCATGATACTAAGCAGCCGCCGTTGCTTGCCAGCGCGACACCGGGATAAATAAATAGAACAGTATGGGTTACTCGAGGTGAAAAAACGTATCACATCAGACAAATAAATGTTTTATTTAATTAAAACAGCGTAattcagaggaagaatgcaAGGCTCATAATTATTTGGTACCTTGAAGTCGCTGGATCGAAACCAGCCGCTGTTAATTTTTTTGTGCCTCGGAACACGATAAAATAACCGGCGGTGCTACGTATCTCTCCATTTGGCTCGACCAGCGATGAAGAGAATCGCTTGTGGTTCCGCTGGCAATGGAAACTGGTAATATTTGTTAGACCATAGCACATAATATGTATCGCACATAGTACATTCATAATAGCAACGTCATAACCCCCAGTACCCTCCTGGTTTGGATAAACCATCTATCAAGTGATAAACACATCCATAGGCACATTACATAAGTTACCGCCTCCTTCACAGCGAGTGTAAGCTTGGGCGCTCCGCCCTGTGATACTTGGATTATTTGGCTTCATCTGACAATTCAGACATCGAAGATAGACGGAAATAATGCCTTCCGAAGGCTCTCAACAGTGAGCAATTCATTCAAGGAAAGAGGCTGTTATTCATTCGTGGTCTCTGTTATTCATTCGTGGTCTGTTAGACCATCCCTTGACTCTTTCTTCAAGCGTAAAAATCCTCGAGTCGAGCCATACTCAAGGACCGGCAATAACGCTATTATAGACCTCACAGACTCCCCTCCAAACAAAAAAATCAAacttgatgatgagggcAGTCAGAAAAATCGATCTATGACACAGACGTCTTCCAGTTATTTCAAAGGACACCCCACAGCGAGACCTCTCTCGGTAGATAAAAGGCTGCCTCGCAAGCCATCGGCTGCCATCCAAGCTTACAAGCTTCAAGATGTAATACCGCCGCAACCCTCTCATTCAGGTTTAGCTTTTGAAACATGCTCTTTAGTCCCTCAAGCGTCGTTCGTGCCAGATTCTCAACCTGAGCCGTCAGCAAGTCCTGCACCACAACGCACCACAGAACAGCTTAAGAGGcatgaagaatggaagaCTAGGATCCTTGCCATGAGTGGTTCGTTTCGACGAAAAAGGTCTTTGGCTCTAGATGAGGCAGTTGCGGCGGAGGCAAGGGAAGCTGCTGGTCTAGAAGACGAAGGCACTCCCTTTGACGGCAGTGATGGGGACGACTATAAGAGCGAAAGCGAAAAGAatgcagaagaagtgggAAAGCAGCTTAAAAAATACGTTGCTAAAGAGCTAgcagggaaagggaaaagtaaagggaaaaagaaggaggaaataGGGCCTAGCGGGTTAGCATACACGCCTTTAGAGAAGCAATTCATGGAAATCAAGGAGCAAAACAGGGACGTTCTCCTTCTTATGGAAGGTGAGCTATTTACATACTCAAATCGATATAAC includes these proteins:
- a CDS encoding hypothetical protein (Match to EST gb|CF182891.1|CF182891), with the translated sequence MTTSLFVPVAYITVLVTAMAIFSRVYRRRRAVSKTSIEPWFPSHPTREVYMSLLADEPPAPENLLKAALLSRAITDVQRIWRLKDDKTALASLHTRGLVGDDTMARFAAAEKELEAEIVDVISEANTFKQGWGQFLFATATEMAQSEKTKEAVINMHKKRIAEEKRLARRAKYDT
- a CDS encoding hypothetical protein (HMMPfam hit to GDI, GDP dissociation inhibitor, score: 15.4, E(): 9.6e-18), coding for MSNIELESDSYDVVVIGTGIAESIAAAALAKAGKTVLHLDPNEYYGGEQASLTLDELVEWSTTRVESSSAAVSYTHASTSVVTPTLQNDRRRYALSLFPAILPSRGPLIDVLISSDVSKYVSFKLLDSVNIWDEDCAGARKVPGSKEEIFKDKSVSLMDKRKLMKFFMFAAGEFEHNDIIRGKETQPLLGFLQDSFALPTGLALSIAYAIAHCTSPEDQTLPALMKTRRYLKSLGRYGSSAFLVGQYGGAGEIAQGFCRGCAVYGGTYVLGQFGKPTLIDANDDDVTLSLPCHPRPVTAKHLISSSNHLPPSLLIPKSEPSKRTITAHSIAIISSLPKVLQRQLPSADDENGRSQLPEENDDTGLIVFPPENGNPTVRCLINGEGTGSCPSGQYILYFSCPASTASSPSNLLKPYLQRITSEPLFESYYVSTRATSSYSASSPKVIIVTPFYRDDLITEGLDWEAKEAEKAYYSVVGQDGVPFFDVTESEADEMGIFEDH
- a CDS encoding hypothetical protein (Match to ESTs gb|CF194684.1|CF194684, gb|CF194683.1|CF194683, gb|CF194593.1|CF194593; HMMPfam hit to Histone, Core histone H2A/H2B/H3/H4, score: 41.7, E(): 2.1e-09), giving the protein MSGRGKGGKGLGKGGAKRHRKVLRDNIQGITKPAIRRLARRGGVKRISGLIYEETRGVLKIFLENVIRDSVTYTEHAKRKTVTSLDVVYALKRQGRTLYGFGA
- a CDS encoding hypothetical protein (Match to ESTs gb|CF190053.1|CF190053, gb|CF185458.1|CF185458), producing the protein MGRSLDPVWEFYYRIEQDVQSLGLKAKANSAHNNGWCKNCVRMKLVGPEMATWVPDDSVLAETGQIETARRYKAMSLCQPYTGVPSRLRSHLQRCSHSQGIMIPDAVPLKKRKSHPGSPGTEAGPSGRHSTPVKAGGRGKLSDEQQGEFNVHLWHIFNMLDIPIETLTNPTFVQFFSKYIPQATLPSRSLFYTLSASRNIAPPNLSSAAATVGPTGSPDFQGLARLAAGFASVPGVTGVSELSGVQGESGVPHHVESDGAHEPDLSHDSQMQQVSGASHIRGVPGVSEDDISDGGKGELSYE